AGTTCCTTATTTCCGGATTTTTAATCCAACAACTCAAAGCCAACGTTTTGATGAAGCGGGAGATTTTATTTATAAGTATGTACCAGAGTTAAAAGGGATTCCACATGCTTATCTTCATGAACCAAGTAAGATGCCACTAAATATCCAACAAGAAAAGCAGATTGTCATTGGTGAGGATTATCCACAGCCGATTGTTCAGCATAAATTGATGAGAAAAAAAGCCTTGGAATTATTTAAAGGAATTGATCAGTGAAAAAATTATAGGAGAAGAAGCTTTAGTAAATTCCCTTGATGCAAGTGGCTTTTTCATAACTTATCGCGCAATAGAAGTGGATTTTATGTTATACTATTCAAGAATGGAAAATTGTCTATAAATTTAAAATACTCAAGGAGGCACTTTAGATGACCGAAAAAAAACCCTTTTATATTACGACCCCGATATACTACCCAAGTGGTAAGCTACATATTGGGAATTCATACACAACAATTGCCTGTGATGTAATGGCACGTTATAAAAGAATGCAGGATTTTGATGTATTCTATTTAACTGGAACAGATGAGCATGGTCAAAAAATTGAAAACAAAGCAGATGAGTTGGGAATAACGCCTAAAGAATATGTGGATACAATGGCTGATCACATGCAAGAAACTTGGCGTTTACTAGAAATTAGTAATGATAAGTTTATTCGAACAACTGATCCAGTTCATGAAAAAGTTGTTGGAGATATTTTTGAGCGTTTGTTAGCGCAAGGAGATATTTATTTAGGCGAATATACAGGTTGGTATTCAGTTTCTGATGAAGAATTTTTTACAGAAACACAATTGGAAGAAGTTTATCGTGATGCAGAAGGCAATGTCATTGGTGGTAAAGCGCCAAGCGGACATGAAGTGGAGCTTGTTAAAGAAGAGTCTTATTTCTTTAAAATGAGTAAATATGCGGATCGTTTATTAGATTACTATAATGCGCATCCTGAATTTATCCAACCAGAGTCACGTAAAAATGAAATGATTAACAACTTTATTAAGCCTGGTTTAGAGGACTTAGCTGTTTCAAGAACAACATTTAGTTGGGGTGTCAAAGTACCAAGCAATCCGGAGCATGTTATTTATGTTTGGATTGATGCATTGGCTAACTACATCACAGCATTAGGATACGGAACTGACGATACAACATTATTTGATCGCTACTGGCCAGCAGATGTGCATATGGTTGGAAAAGAAATTGTCCGTTTCCATACAATTTATTGGCCAATTATGTTAATGGCACTTGATTTGCCATTACCGAAAAAAATCTTCGGTCATGGTTGGTTATTAATGAAAGACGGTAAAATGTCTAAATCTAAAGGTAATGTTGTTTATCCAGAAATGCTAGTTGAACATTTTGGTTTGGATGCATTACGTTATTACTTGATGCGTGAGGTATCATTTGGTAGTGATGGTGTCTTTACGCCAGAAGATTTCGTTTCTCGCGTGAATTATGATTTAGCCAATGATTTAGGAAACTTATTGAATCGTACAGTTGCTATGATTAATAAATACTGCGGTGGAGTTGTGCCAACCTATGTAGGTGACGTGACTGCCTTTGATGCACCATTAAAAGCTGTTGCAGATGAAGTCGTTAAAAACTACCAAACTGAAATGGATCAAATGCAATTCAGTACAGCCCTAGCTGAAGTTTGGCGTTTAATTTCCCGTGCAAATAAATATATTGACGAGACAGAACCATGGAAATTAATTAAAGAAGAGGATAAAAAAGCTGAGTTAGATAGCGTGATGGTTCATTTAGCAGAAAGTTTACGTGTTTCAGCGATTCTTTTACAACCATTCTTGACGCATGCTCCAAAAGAGATTTTTGCTCAATTAGGCGTAACAGGAAAAGAAGCAGGTGAATTTAAAACTGTTGATTTTGGTCAATTCCCGACTGACGTTAAAGTTGTTGAAAAAGGCACACCTATCTTCCCACGTTTAGACTTAGAAGTTGAAGCAAATTATATCAAAGAGCAGATGGCTGCTGGTAAACCAGAAACAACAGAGGAGGAAGCTGGCGTGTGGAATCCAGAAGAAACAGAGTTAGTTTCACTAAAAGAAAAAGAAATTAAATACGAAGATTTCGATAAAGTTGAATTAAAGGTAGCAGAAGTAATTGATTGCCGTAAAGTTGAAGGTGCAGATAAGCTCTTGAAATTCCGCTTAGATGCTGGAGACAAGGATCACCGTCAAATCCTTTCTGGAATTGCTCAATGGTACCCAGAGCCAGAGGCTTTAATCGGTAAAAAAGTCGTGATTGTTGCTAATTTGAAACCTCGTAAAATGCGCGGTGAAGTTAGTCAGGGCATGATTATATCCGCAGAAAAAGACGGTGTTTTACAAGTTATCGAAGCACCAATTTCAGCACCAAATGGTTCTGAAATCGCGTAATTATATTGAGTCAGCAACCCTGCTAAAGTAAAATTATTAGCAGGGTTGCTGTTGCTCATACTATAATACCTAAAGTTATCTCAATAAGAAAGGATTGAAATGATGTTATTTGATACACATACACATTTAAACGATGAAGCTTTTGCTACAGAAATTCCAGAAGCAATCGCTCGTGCCAAAGAAAATGATGTCACAAAAATGGCAATTGTCGGATTCGATGAAAAAACAATTGAAAAATCACTAGAATTAAGTCGAAATTATGATGGATTATATAGTATTATTGGCTGGCATCCAACAGAAGCCTACCTATATACAGATAAAATTGAAGAAAAGTTAGTTGAACAATTACAATTGCCTAAAATAGTCGCAATGGGTGAAATGGGCTTGGATTATCATTGGGACACATCACCTAAAAATGTTCAAAAAGATGTTTTCCGCCGTCAAATGCGAATTGCTAAAGTGTTGAAACTACCAATTAGTATTCATATGCGTGATGCGATTGAAGATACGTATCAAATCTTGAAAGAAGAGCATGTAGAAGATATTGGTGGAATTATGCATAGCTTTAGTGGCGATGTAGATTGGATGGAACGCTTTTTAGATTTAGGGATGCATATTTCTATGAGTGGTGTTGTAACCTTTAAAAAAGCTTTTGAAGTTCATGAAGTGGCTAAACAGGTTCCCTTTGATAAATTATTGGTTGAAACAGATGCTCCTTATCTTGCTCCGGTACCTTTTAGAGGCAAACGGAATGAACCAGCTTATGTAAAATATGTGGCTGAAAAAATTGCTGAATTGAGAGAGTGCAGTTACCAAGAAGTTGCGAATCAAACAACGGAAAATGCTGAAAAACTATTTAGGTTACGCTAATGGATAAAATTAAAGAAATTATTGTAGTCGAAGGTCGTGACGATACAAGACGTATCAAAGAGGCAGTCGTAGCGGACACATTGGAAACACGGGGTTCTGCTATCGATAACTCAATTCTTGCTTTAATTGCAAAAGCTCAAGAAACACGAGGTGTTATCGTTTTTACAGATCCAGATTTTCCAGGTGAGAAAATCAGAAAAACAATTTCTCGTGCTGTTCCAGGTGTCAAACATGCTTTTTTAAAAGTTGCAGATGCCAAGCCTAAAGGCAAAGGTAGCCTTGGGATTGAGCATGCGACACCAGAGGCGATTCGTGAAGCTTTAGGAAAAGCTTATACAGAAACTATTTCGAAAGAATCACTAATTTCACGGGAGCTGTTAATTGATGCCGGTCTATTAGCAGGCCCGTTTGCTAAAAAAAGGCGTGAAAAATTAGGCGAATCATTAAATATCGGGTATACTAACGGCAAACAGCTTGAAAAAAGATTGCAGATGTTTCAAATTACCCCAGAACAAGTAATTGAGGCCATGCAACGAATCTTGGAGGATGAAAATGACCCAGCGTAAAGATATTGCAACACCTAGCAGAACTAAAGAAATCTTAGCAAAACATGGTTTTTCAGTTAAGAAAAGTCTTGGACAAAATTTTATTGTCGATCCTAATATCCTTGTGAATATTGTTGCGGCTGCAGGTTTAGATAAAGATACTAATGTTGTTGAGGTTGGGCCTGGAATAGGTGCATTGACAGAACATTTAGCCAGAGCCAGTAAAGAAGTAGTAGCTTTTGAAATAGATGATCGCTTACTTCCTGTTTTAGCGGATACATTAAGTCCATATGACAATGTTGAAATTGTCCATACTGATGTATTGAAGGCTAATTTGGCAGAGATATTAACCCCGCGCCTTAATTTAGAAGAACGCCTAATGGTAGTTGCTAATTTACCTTATTACATTACAACGCCAATTATTATGCATTTTCTAGAATCAGAAGTCCGAATTGATGGTCTAGTAATTATGACCCAGAAAGAAGTTGGGGATCGGATTACTGCTGCTCCAGGAACAAAAGCCTATGGTTCCTTATCGATTGCGATTCAATATTATATGGAAGCAGAAATTGCTTTTATTGTGCCTAAAACAGTTTTTGTTCCACAACCAAATGTTGATTCTGCGATTATTAAATTAACTAGACGTGAGCAACCTAGTGTCATTGTTAAAAATGAAAAAATATTTTTCCAAGTAGCACGAGCTGCTTTTGTTCAACGTCGTAAAACATTATGGAATAATCTTCTAGTCCGTTACGGAAAAGAAGAAGAGATCAAAGAGAAGTTAGTTAAAGCTTTAGAACTAGCGGATATAGATCCAAAACGTCGAGGTGAAACGCTAAGTTTAGCTGAATTTGGTCGATTATCAGATGCAATTGTTGAATTCTTTCCAGAAAATAATTAGATAGAGAAACTTGAAAAAATAAAAAATACATGTTATACTCAAGGTAGAAAAAAATCAAATGAAACACCGAACCCCCATACTGTTGTGAGTATGGGGGTTTTGTTTAATCTAAGTAAACAGATGCTGACCTAGACACCTCTTATTTATCTTTGCGGTTAAGCCAATAACCGAAAAACTCTGCCAGTAATGCAATCAACAAAGGTAAGATAAACGTTGTTAAAAAAGAATCAAATGAAGCACCTCCTCACATATTGGGATTGTTCCTGTGAGATAGGTGAGTAATTAAGTATACCAGAGTGAAAGAACTAAGGTTTTTCTATTTTCTATCTTTAAAACGCAGGAAATGAATAAATTACCTAATAAATCAGCGAAATTGAAAAGGATATAGAGGTAACTAGGGAAAAATAATTTGATTTAGTTACCTATTTTTTTAGAGACTACTAGTTTGTTCAATTTTAGTTTAATGACCAAAATAATAACTGTGAAGATATAAATTAGTACTTAGTATTAGTAGATTTATTTTTCATATTATTATCTTATGGGTCATAATGATATACCAAAAAATTGTTTTTTTAAGTGGTTTTAAGCCATATATAGCAGTCTTTTGCGAAAAAATCTTAGTTTTTTTAATTTTTTCTAATTTAAAGAATAAGTAGTTGCATCTAGCTATTTCATGTGGTATACTTGTTAAATTTGTCAGAATATGGTATACTTTACCTCAGTGAGGTGAATCTAATGCCAAATACATTAGCAAGTATCAAAAAGAACTTGGATTGTCAGTTAGGTAGAAAGATTATGTTGACCGCGCAAACGGGTCGCAAAAGAAAGACCGAACGAAAGGGCGTTTTGAGAGAAACTTACCCGTCTGTTTTCGTTGTAGATTTAGATCAAGATGAAAATGCATTTGAACGTGTTTCTTATAGTTATACAGATGTTTTGACTCAATCCGTTGAAATTCAATTTTTTGACGAAAACAGTCGCCAATATGCTTAATAGTAAGACCACGAGCTGATGAAGCTCGTTTTTTTTTACATAAAAACAGAGAATCTATTATTGTTAGGAATTACTCTAACAATAATAGATTCTCTGTTTGTTTAGCATATCAAAAATAATCCGCTAAAATTTTGGTCCCTTCGTTATTTAAAATCAAACCATGTGTGGTTGGTCTAAAAGGGCTTTTTTCAAAAACTTCTTCGCTACTTATCATGATATTAAATCCAGCAATTTCTTGTAATTGACTATGGCTAGCAGAATAAACTAATTTACCTAATTTAGACCAAACCATGGCGCCTGAACACATACAACAAGGTTCACAACTAGTATATAAAGTATAATCGGATAAATCGCTAATTTGGTTGGTATGACAAAATTCTCTAATCAAGCTCATTTCAGCATGGGCTGTTGGATCGCTAGACTTGTGGATAGAATTTTGTGTCTCAAAGACTATTTTTCCATCTTTTACCAAAATAGCTCCAAATGGTTCATTTCCAGATTTGGCAGCTGTACTTGCTAGTTCAAGCGCGCGTTTCATAAAATGTTCAACATTAGTCATAAAATTATTTTCCCTCCTTATAAGCTAAGCTATTATAGATTAATTTGTAGCTCAACGGGACAATGATCACTTCCAACAACTTCATTTAGGATAGCAGCAGAAACGAGTTTTTCTTGTAAACGTTCAGAAACAATAAAATAATCAATGCGCCATCCAGCATTATTAGCGCGAGCATTGAAACGATAGCTCCACCAAGAATAAGCCCCTTCTAGTTCTGGATAAAAATAACGAAAAGTGTCAATATAACCATTTTCCAAAAACTCAGTGAATTTGCCACGTTCTTCATCTGTAAATCCAGCATTTTTCCGGTTGGTTTTCCAATTTTTGATATCAATATTCTCATGAGCTACATTTAAATCACCACATACAATAACTGGTTTTTCAGCATCTAATTGATTTAAATAAGCCAAGAAATCTTCTTCCCAAGTCATGCGGTAATCTAAGCGTTTTAATTCGTTTTGTGAATTAGGTGTGTAGCAAGTTACAACATAATAGTCAGGATAACTAAGAGTAATGACTCGTCCTTCTTGGTCATGTTCTTCTTTGCCTAATCCATAAAAAACGTCATCAGGTTCATGTTTGGTAAAAATAGCTGTTCCCGAATAGCCTTTTTTTTCAGCATAATTCCAGTATTGATGATAGCCGGGTAGCTCAAGATCAATTTGGTCAGCTTGTAATTTAGTTTCTTGGAGACAGAAAAAATCAGCATCCAATTGGTTGAAAATATCGATAAAGCCTTTTTTCACAACAGCTCGTAAACCATTGACGTTCCATGAGATT
This Carnobacterium maltaromaticum DSM 20342 DNA region includes the following protein-coding sequences:
- the metG gene encoding methionine--tRNA ligase: MTEKKPFYITTPIYYPSGKLHIGNSYTTIACDVMARYKRMQDFDVFYLTGTDEHGQKIENKADELGITPKEYVDTMADHMQETWRLLEISNDKFIRTTDPVHEKVVGDIFERLLAQGDIYLGEYTGWYSVSDEEFFTETQLEEVYRDAEGNVIGGKAPSGHEVELVKEESYFFKMSKYADRLLDYYNAHPEFIQPESRKNEMINNFIKPGLEDLAVSRTTFSWGVKVPSNPEHVIYVWIDALANYITALGYGTDDTTLFDRYWPADVHMVGKEIVRFHTIYWPIMLMALDLPLPKKIFGHGWLLMKDGKMSKSKGNVVYPEMLVEHFGLDALRYYLMREVSFGSDGVFTPEDFVSRVNYDLANDLGNLLNRTVAMINKYCGGVVPTYVGDVTAFDAPLKAVADEVVKNYQTEMDQMQFSTALAEVWRLISRANKYIDETEPWKLIKEEDKKAELDSVMVHLAESLRVSAILLQPFLTHAPKEIFAQLGVTGKEAGEFKTVDFGQFPTDVKVVEKGTPIFPRLDLEVEANYIKEQMAAGKPETTEEEAGVWNPEETELVSLKEKEIKYEDFDKVELKVAEVIDCRKVEGADKLLKFRLDAGDKDHRQILSGIAQWYPEPEALIGKKVVIVANLKPRKMRGEVSQGMIISAEKDGVLQVIEAPISAPNGSEIA
- a CDS encoding TatD family hydrolase, translating into MLFDTHTHLNDEAFATEIPEAIARAKENDVTKMAIVGFDEKTIEKSLELSRNYDGLYSIIGWHPTEAYLYTDKIEEKLVEQLQLPKIVAMGEMGLDYHWDTSPKNVQKDVFRRQMRIAKVLKLPISIHMRDAIEDTYQILKEEHVEDIGGIMHSFSGDVDWMERFLDLGMHISMSGVVTFKKAFEVHEVAKQVPFDKLLVETDAPYLAPVPFRGKRNEPAYVKYVAEKIAELRECSYQEVANQTTENAEKLFRLR
- a CDS encoding nucleoside deaminase — encoded protein: MTNVEHFMKRALELASTAAKSGNEPFGAILVKDGKIVFETQNSIHKSSDPTAHAEMSLIREFCHTNQISDLSDYTLYTSCEPCCMCSGAMVWSKLGKLVYSASHSQLQEIAGFNIMISSEEVFEKSPFRPTTHGLILNNEGTKILADYF
- the rsmA gene encoding 16S rRNA (adenine(1518)-N(6)/adenine(1519)-N(6))-dimethyltransferase RsmA, which produces MTQRKDIATPSRTKEILAKHGFSVKKSLGQNFIVDPNILVNIVAAAGLDKDTNVVEVGPGIGALTEHLARASKEVVAFEIDDRLLPVLADTLSPYDNVEIVHTDVLKANLAEILTPRLNLEERLMVVANLPYYITTPIIMHFLESEVRIDGLVIMTQKEVGDRITAAPGTKAYGSLSIAIQYYMEAEIAFIVPKTVFVPQPNVDSAIIKLTRREQPSVIVKNEKIFFQVARAAFVQRRKTLWNNLLVRYGKEEEIKEKLVKALELADIDPKRRGETLSLAEFGRLSDAIVEFFPENN
- a CDS encoding Veg family protein, producing MPNTLASIKKNLDCQLGRKIMLTAQTGRKRKTERKGVLRETYPSVFVVDLDQDENAFERVSYSYTDVLTQSVEIQFFDENSRQYA
- a CDS encoding exodeoxyribonuclease III; its protein translation is MKLISWNVNGLRAVVKKGFIDIFNQLDADFFCLQETKLQADQIDLELPGYHQYWNYAEKKGYSGTAIFTKHEPDDVFYGLGKEEHDQEGRVITLSYPDYYVVTCYTPNSQNELKRLDYRMTWEEDFLAYLNQLDAEKPVIVCGDLNVAHENIDIKNWKTNRKNAGFTDEERGKFTEFLENGYIDTFRYFYPELEGAYSWWSYRFNARANNAGWRIDYFIVSERLQEKLVSAAILNEVVGSDHCPVELQINL
- the rnmV gene encoding ribonuclease M5, with translation MDKIKEIIVVEGRDDTRRIKEAVVADTLETRGSAIDNSILALIAKAQETRGVIVFTDPDFPGEKIRKTISRAVPGVKHAFLKVADAKPKGKGSLGIEHATPEAIREALGKAYTETISKESLISRELLIDAGLLAGPFAKKRREKLGESLNIGYTNGKQLEKRLQMFQITPEQVIEAMQRILEDENDPA